CTGGGCCTCGGCCGGACTGGCCACGTCGTGTCATGCTCCTGCCCAAACCGTCACCGCCCCGCGTGAAGCCCCGGCAAGATGAGCCTGGGCGCCCGGCCCAAGGCCACACGTCCCAGGGGCAGAGGACCCAGAGCCCGACctcacacctgcattctgtgcTCCCCACGGGGCGCGGTGGCCCAGGGAAGCCCCctcgccacacacacacaccccccggCCCAGTCCCGggagcccccgcccccccgccggCGCCCTCGGCCCTCCGTCAGACGCAGCACCTGAATGAGGCACTGCAGCGGCCGGCCTGCGTAGCGGATGCTCCTCTTCCAGTCTTTACTGCTGGCTCTCCCCGCCATGGCCTCAAACTCGGTGGGACTGTACCAGTTCTCCCCCTGCTTAATGCAGCGGCCCCGGCCCCCTGAAGCGACAGCAGGGCCGGCAGAGTGAAGGCGCGGCCCGCCCGCAGCACCCCCGCCGACGGCAGCCGGGTCCCCCTGCTCCCCTTGCCCGCCTCCCACCCAGCTCCCGCTGAGCCGCTCCCACACCAGAGCCCCTGCCCAGGCCTACACGATCGCGCCCCCTCCGCGGAATCCCCCACAAACTGGCGCCTGCAGGccgtgcctgctctctctctgcgccccgccccccgcgcacCACAACCCCCCACGGTCTCACGCGGAGCTCATGGCATCTGCCCCGCTCCCAGAATGGGGGAGAGTCCCCGTCGCCCGTGGGTCCCCACCCCGACCCGGGAACGTAGGGAGCCCATTCCagtcctgcctctcccctggctttcCCTCGGCCACGATGTCCTCTCCACGTGCCCCCACCATGCCCCAAACCCGTCGTGGCCTCAGCTCTGGTGCCCAGGGCCGCGAGCCTGGCCTGGCCCGCTGGGCCGCGCGGGGCAGGGACTGCCGGGGGGAAGGGCGTGCCCGCAGCCCAGGCCCCGCGCGCCTCACCTGAGCCCAGCCGACTCTTGAACAACGTGCCGCTGATGTTCCGGCACCGCACGGGCAGCTCGCTGTCATACACTGACGGGTCCCAGTTGTACTTGGTGCCCCCTCTCTCCTGGCCGGGAGCTGCAGGACTTGGAGGACACTGAGGGCCTTGGGCAAAGGAAGCATTTGGAAAGTAAGAGGCGCGGGGCGCACCCAGCCTACCTGGAAAGGCACGAGCATCTCCTGGCCTCCACCGGCGGGTTCTCCCGCTCCCACCCGGACGCAGCAGCACGGCCCCCTTCCACCCTGGGCAGCCCCTTCTCAGCCTGGAAAAGCCCACGTCCTCGACTCAAACAGCATTTCTATTCCAAGTTTACCACAAGACTAAGCCAATCCCAGAGGGAACTCTGTGCGCACTCGGGTGTGTTCTGCCCCGGGAGGCCTGGAGGGGGACGGGCAGCACCTGGGGTGAGCGGAGCAGCGGGCCCCTTCAGCCCGGCCGTCTCCACGATGCTCCCGTCTGTGTGCACGACGATCAGCGTGGCCTTCTCAGTGCTCAGGCTGTCCCCGATCTGCAGCGCTGTCCTGCCGGACTGGAGACAGAACATCCCTGAGTCGTCTCAGACGGCAGCTACGGGGCCTGGCCCCTGGTCCTTGCCAACCGCCACAACAAGGGCACCTCACTGGACTTCAGGTGCCCAATTCCCGAAACACAGGGCCAAGCACAAGAAGGGCCATGCTCTACCGGGGAGGCCCTGTGCAAACCCTCAGCACCACCTgccaaagggaaagaaggagcacGTCCCATAAAGGAAAAAAGTGCCCTCCCGTCTACCTGAGCAGCCCGCACGCTCACAGGTCTCCAGGGAGGGTCCCGAGAAACCAAGCACAGTCACAGCCGGGGTCTGGCACGGGACTCCCTTCTCACACCCGTGCCCAAGCACAGCTCTGCCGATGGCCGCTGCACACCAGGACCTCCCCCGCCACACTGCTCACACACCCGGCCACGGTGGCCAGGGGCTACAGTGACAGCACCTGCTTCCTCTGGGTCAGCCTGGCCTCGTCCTTCAAGCTGCCCTGCTCCCCAGGCGAGCCAGGTACCCCCTCCTGTCCCTGCTGTCCCTAGGCGCCCGCCTCACAGGGCTCCGGCAAACGAACTCTCAAGGCTTTGCCCTGACCGCCCTGGGGCGGGCGCCACTCACTCCAAGCCGCCGGCTCAAACCCAGCACCTGGGCTGCTCTGATGCTTCCTGGTGAGAACAGAAACCGCAAAGGCGAGTTAAAAAGACcttcccttggggcgcctggggggctcagtgggttaagcctctgccttcagctcaggtcaggatcccagggtcctgggatcgagcccgcatcaggctctccgcgcTACAGGGagccctgctcccccctcccacctctctgcctacctgggatctctgtctgtcaaatagataaatcaaatctttaaaaagaaaaagaccttccCTCACTTCTGAAAATCCAGTCAGGGAAGGTGAGTAGCAGCTCCCACACCCAGGGCCTGGCCTTCTCCACCTGGAGGGTCACTGCTTGCTTAAGCACGTCCACACGGCTCGTGCCGGAATCGCTGAAGACGTGCAACCCTCGGCTCCGTGTTCAGCTACGAATCACAGAACCGTTTTCCTCACTGAGGCCAACGACAGTACAGAGATACTGGGCTCCCTTTCGCTTTCCAGCAGGGTCACACGGAGTCCACAGGTCTCCTGTCCTCAGAGCCTGCTGCGAGCACCACACCCAGGATGGTCCTCCCTAGCTCCCTGACCTCTGGCTCCAGGCTCTTCTAGAAAAGCCCACAATCTGCTGCTGGGAAGGAGAGACCAGTTGGAAGCGTGAAATTATCACCTATTGGCTCGTGTGCGTTCAACTACCCAAGAAATGAAGCAGGTTCTGAACTCCGCGGTCTGCGCTTGGGACTCCGAGCGTGACTCGGCACCCGAGGTGCGTGACCAAGGCCAGAAAGGAACCGTAACTAAGGGACacgtggggggctcagtgggttgagcctctgccttcagctcaggtcatgatcccagcgtcctgggatcgagccccgcatcacgctcagcagagagcctgcttctctctccgcctctctgcctgcttgcgttctctctctcttcctctctcacaaataaatacataaaatcttaaaaaaaagaaagaaagaaagaaagaaagaaaccgtaACTAAGAGCTGTGGCAAAGCTCCAGAAGAGTCCCACATGGTGCGGCCTTCGGGCAAGGCCCGGGAGACCCGAGCACAGCCTGAGGGCAGGGCGCAGCCACAAGCCTCCAGGCAGCCAGGGAacccagagcaggcctctgggaGAGCCAGCCTCAGGGAAGACGCGCTCTGGGGTCTGGGGAAAAGTGCTCGCAGGGCCGCTTACCAGAACGTGTCCCGAGAGGGAGGCAGCATTCGCCACGGACGTGGTGAAGACGTTGTCTGCGGAGGCACCCACGTTGGCCACGGTCACCGTGGTCACCTCTGCAACACAGGGGCCTGACTCAGCACGTCATCAGAGCCGGGGGCCTCCCACCTGGACCCCAAAACAGCATCTCCCCATCAGGTATCTGCGTTTCCAACCAAGGGACTCGACATTTGTACACTAAGTGCAACACTTCTAGGCCGCAGCCTAGGTGACCCGGGTCTCAGGAAGAGAGGCTCTCCCAGCATCAGAGCCTTTCATCCACAGAGAAAACCGCCGCGCCACGCTCCCACTGAGCTGCCCCCGGGCTGCCTGCTCCCCTCTAGGAGAAAACCGCACACCACGGCTCCACACGTGCTGTGGTCATCCTGTGACCAGACACCTGCCATGTCGCCAGCACACAGTTCCCcctcttccccgccccctctccaGGTCAACACAAGGCAGGCTCAGGCCCCTTCactgtcctcctcctccacctccccctcTCCAGGCCCCTGCCCGCTGCAGAGGCTCTCCTTCCCGCTCGGGGGCTGGGTCCCACCACGCTGCTGGGCAGCCTCTGGCACGTGGGAAACAGCCACAAACACGGGCTGGAGGAGTCCTGCATACTCCATCAAGCCAGCGCCCCCCAAACCACGCTGGAACACCTGTCCCCCGTCTGCACCCTGCCCTAGACCACGCCGCAGGAGGGCCGAGGGGATCCCCGCCTGAACACACCGGACTCGGCCAAGCAGCTTTCTGCCCCGAGGAGGCAGCCTCACATCCCGCTGGGCTGTTTCCACCTGGAAACATCGTGACCTCAGGAACTTAGAAAAGCACTAATAGTTTCATGTATGTACAACGTGGTAAAATTTTGCAGGAAAAACAACTCATTTCTCTGAGGCTGTGATGAACGGTATCCCATTTCTTTTCCGCATCCACAAAAAGTACAcgcaaaaatcacaaaaaaaataaaaaagaaagaaagaaaaaagaaaagcttcatgGTCCCAAGTCCCAATATTAAACCAATTTAGTGACAAGACCCAAAGACTCTAACAGCCACAAAGCCTTCTCCCCTCGTTCGGGAGGACCCCGAGCAGACCACACCCAGAGCAGCGGCACGGGGGCCAGCAGGACGTGGCCTGCACCTGAGGGCCAGGTGAACACCTGGAGTGACCAGGACCACGAGGACCGAGGCAGCTGCTGTCCAGTCCCTGAAGCCAGGAGGCTCCCTAGGGGAAAGTGCCTGACAATGTGTGAGGGCAACACCATGGTGCTCTGCCAGGGTTCCCACACACAGCTCTGAGTCCCCAAGGCCTCCAGGGCCACCGGGGAGCTCCCAGTTAGGCGGGGTCCAACACCTGGGAAAGTCTCTGCCATCTCTGGGTTGGCAGAATGGGGAGACAGTGACAGACCAGGACGGCAATCTGAGGAGTCAAAGGATGATGCGCCCGAAGGTCACAGGGCCTCCCCAGCTGGGTGAGCACTGTCTTGCTCCCCAGCTCTCAGGTCAACCCTGAGCTGGCCCTTAGGATTCCAGGTGACCAGACACAGGCACCCCCAGGCTTCTCTGGGGCAGGAGCCAGGTCGGATCCCCACTCCCCtaaccccccagcccccagggtcACCAGcgccagagagagacagagcagaggtcaggcagggggagaggcaggtgcggggaaggttctggaaggagCACAGGATGCTTCACAGGGGGAGTGGCGCTGGCACGCGGTAAAGAGGTGTGGGAGGCAGTTTCGGGGAAGAGTGCGCGGTGGGCGGGCAGGGCCGGCGACGCGGGCCGCGTGCGGCAACGTCAAGGCGCACGAGGTAGGTGTGAGGCACGCAGGAGGCACGTGGGCGGGGgagcagaggcaggcggggcgccGGGGCGCGCACAGCAGGTGTGAGCAGGGCAGGTGCGCGCGGGTGCGCAGGTGCGCGGGGCAGGTGCGCGCGGGGCGGGTGCGCGGGGCGGGTGCGCGCGGGGCGGGTGCGTGGGGCAGGTGCAGGTGCGCGGGGCAGGTGCAGGTGCGCGGGGCAGGTGCGCGGGGCAGGTGCAGGCGCGCGGGGCAGGTGCGCGGGAACCGCGGGCGGCGGCACTTGCCTGCGAAGGCTGCGGCCGCGGCGGCCTCGTCGGGGCCCGGGAGGGCCTCGGCGCCCATGTCCATGTGCCCGGGCTCGGCGGCCATCACCGCCACGGCCGTCACCCGCCGCGTCTCGCGCTCTGCCTCCGAGTCCCCGTCCTCCTCCGAATCCTCGTCCCTGCTGAGCACCGGCTCCTCCGCCTCGCCTCCCGCTgcggccgcggccgccgccgccacagcggccgcggccgccaccgccgccgcctcGGCCAGGCCCAGCTGCTTGGCGGCCGAGTCCGAGTCCTCCATCCGGACTCCACCGAGCCGGCCCGAAGGCGTCGGCCGGGGCCGCCCGAAGGCCGGGACCGAGGCCGAAGCGCGGCGCGCGAGCAGGGCCGCCCGAGCCGAGCCGAGGCCGCCCGAAGCTGCCAGCCGAGCCGAGCCTGCCCGAAGCCGCCCGCCCCGCCGAGCCGAGGCCGCCCGAACAGGGGCCGAACCGGCACGAAGCGGCCCAGTCGAGCCCTGCCGACGGCCAAGAGTCCGGAACCGAGGAGGGCCGAAGCGGCCCGAAGCGCGGAGCCGAGTCTGTCCGAATTGGCCCGAGGCGGCACGAGGACTTCCGAGCGGCTCTGCGCTACCCTCACTCGGCGCCTAGGAGGCCTGCGCCACCCGCCGTCCCCCGCACCGGGGTGGCCGACTGCGGGGCCGAATCTCGCCGGCCTCCGACGCAGCGCGCCCAGAGAACCTTTCGCCGCAGGCTCCGCTCGCCCCTGCCGCGAGCGGGAGCCGAGTCCGTCCGAGGCGGAGCCGAACGGAGCCGAACCCTGCCGAGCCCGGATACGCCCGAGCCTCGGCTCTCCGCCTCCTCCAGTACGAAAGTGCCCGAGCGCTGCCGGACGGGTTGAACCGGCCTCGGCCGCGGATCGGAATCAAGTTCCGAAGCGCGGCGCGGTCGGGCCCCTTCGGGAGCAGAAGCGAAAATGGCCGAAGGGACGCGAATAGCGCGGAGCCGAGAGACTGCTGGGATCGCGGAGGActgggcgggcggggcgggcggcaAGATGGCTGCCGGAGGGCAAGGTGAGGGCCCGGGATGGGCGCTTGGCGAGCCGCCGGGGGCCCGGGGCGGGACGCGACGGTCTCGGGACAGCGCTGAGCCCGTAGGCCCGCGGCTTGGGCTGGGGGcccgggcgggcgggggcggaggTCATCTCAGGAAGGGGGGGGTTGGTCGGGTCTGGTTCTTTCTGGTGATGGAAAGGCGGACCGGTGTGAGGCGGCTCCGGCGGTTGCGGTTCGGCCGTCTCGAGTGTCTCGGCGAGGTGCAGCCCCGGCCCTTCGGGCGCCTCTTGCCCTCCGGTGGCCGGCGCCCCGCTCGGCGCAGACACCCGGCTGTGCACGGCcctggggggttgtgggggtcgTTCCCCGCCGCCGGCCCCGGGGGGGCCCCGTCTCCCGCCGCCGGCCCCGGGGGGCGGCGTGCACCCTGCCATGGGCCCCGGGCGCTGGGATCCGGGCGTGGCCGTGGACCCGGCCGGCGGGGGCAGCGGCTTGctccagagagggagggggcaccGGGGGCCTTGAGGCGGGGCAAGAGCTTGTCAGCGCCGGGGGCACCCTGTCGCCGTCGCCAGCAGCTTTGTGTCCAGGACAGAGTGCTGGGCAACGCGGCAAGCCCCTGTTGGAGACCGGGTCCCCCGCGTCGGCGGTGGGCATTGCTCCTGCCGGTGCAGGTTCTGCTCGCGCCAGCGGGTCCCCGCGGGCAGTGTCCCTTGCAGCTCCCGGCTGTCGGCAGGCCGGACGGCTCTTGTGCGCACCCCTGTGCCGTGAGAAGAACGTGCGCGAGTGGAGGGCGGCTGTGTTGCTCGCCCGGGTCCGTCGGGGTGCGCGCCCACTCCGGACGCAAagcctccttccccagcctctgccctgcccccaaacGTCTGGCTGGAGGACGGACAGGAGGGGGCCGAGGTGGGGAGCCGCGGGGCCTGCGGTCTGTGCTGTCGGAGAGCCCCAGCCCCCGCCCGGCTCCGCTCCAGGTCATTGCAGTGAGGAAGTCCCACGGGGTCTCTGCAGCGTCCTCGGTCACCTCGGGGGGAGCGGGTGCCCCCTTCACTTCCATGGGAACTTGCCCCTGTTTGCGGCCTCTTGTCAGAGGGACTCGGCGAAACGTGCGGCTGCTGAAAGCTGTCCTTAGGCCGAGCTCCTGGAGGTCTGAAACCCCTAGACCAGCCGACCCGATTGTAGCCACCTTTAATGTCAATTATTTAAGCCCCGGATGGTGTAGGGTTTTTATGCCACGGTTTCCCCCGGAGCCCCCGCGGTTCTGGTCTGTGACCGCGGCTGGCAGGTAGATTTGAAGCGCCTGAAGCCATCCTTCAAGAGAAGAATCAAAAGGGAGGAAAACCCCAGTTAATGCGAAACCCACC
The genomic region above belongs to Neovison vison isolate M4711 chromosome 7, ASM_NN_V1, whole genome shotgun sequence and contains:
- the DEAF1 gene encoding deformed epidermal autoregulatory factor 1 homolog isoform X3 codes for the protein MEDSDSAAKQLGLAEAAAVAAAAAVAAAAAAAAGGEAEEPVLSRDEDSEEDGDSEAERETRRVTAVAVMAAEPGHMDMGAEALPGPDEAAAAAAFAEVTTVTVANVGASADNVFTTSVANAASLSGHVLSGRTALQIGDSLSTEKATLIVVHTDGSIVETAGLKGPAAPLTPGPQCPPSPAAPGQERGGTKYNWDPSVYDSELPVRCRNISGTLFKSRLGSGGRGRCIKQGENWYSPTEFEAMAGRASSKDWKRSIRYAGRPLQCLIQDGILNPHAASCTCAACCDDMTLSGPVRLFVPYKRRKKESELPATPVKKEPPKNIALLPAAAAAAFTVTPSGQITTSGALTFDRASTVEATAVISESPAQGDVFAGATVQEAGVQPSCRVGHPEPHYPGYQDSCQIAPFPEAALPTSHPKIVLTSLPALAVPPSAPTKAASPTAVTGLEMSEPRSWLYLEEMVNSLLSTAQQLKTLFEQAKQASSYREAAVAQARVQAETERKEDWKDHQHLCGQSAAVTVQADEVHVTDSVMEKVTV